The DNA segment TTATATGGATGGGCATGGCAAACATAAACTCAGACATATGGATGGGCATCAGGGGAAAACGTTGGATGCTTTTACCATATATGCGGATGGAAGAGCCCCAAAGACCTACGTTAGACCTAATGATGCCCCTATTTATAAGGGTAAGGATCGTCTGTTTTTTGGCGCTGGTCTGGTTCTTTCCTTGGAGGCAAGGGATGAGATGTCGGGTTTGAAGCGTATTTATATCTCTAAAAATAAAGAGCCTTTTAGTGGTTTCGTGGATGATTTAGAGGTGTTGCAAGAAGGAGATTATTTATTGCAATATTATGCTACAGATCGTGTGGGAAATACTGAAGCAACGAAGCAATATCGGTTTACGCTGGATTTAACGCCGCCCAAAACCTATTATCATATCGTGGGAATAGCCAAGAATCAAATTATTTCAACCAGCACCCGCTTGTACCTTACATCCTCCGATAGTTTGTCTGGTGTGGCACATACTTATTATTGTTTTGATGAGGACGTATGGAAAGTCTATAGTGGTAGTGATTTTGATGTAGCGCAATTGGCTGATGGACACCATACTTTAAGCTATTATTCTGTGGATATGGTCAATAATAAAGCCGCAAAAGAACAGCTGAAGTTTTATCTGGATAAAACGGCTCCGATTGTTTCGGCGGATGTTTTAGGAGATAAATTTATAGTGGGCGACAAGGTTTATTATTCGGGACGAACGAAGTTGAAGTTGACCGCTGTAGATAATAAGTCTGGTATTAAGGACGTCTTGTATGCAATAGATAATGATGAGTTTGGAGCTTATACGGATCCTTTTTATTTGCCCGGCAAAACAGGTAAACATATTGTGAAGTATTTTGCCCGAGATAATGTTGATAACGATAAGAAATATTCGGAATATAAGCATGTGGTTGGTATTGTTTATGTGGATTTGACAGGGCCGGATTTAAACTATGTGCTAAAAGGAGCCCATTTTAAAAAGGGAAACATGCATTATATTTCAGCGAAAACGGATGTCGTTCTCCAAGCATCAGATCGGGAATCGGGGTTGAAACAAATTAAATATAGAATTGATGGAAGTGAGGAATTGGATTATATTAAACCATTGAATATTGAAGAGGATGGGTTGCATAAAATTACAATTGTAGGTTATGATAATGTGAATAATCGGAATGTGGAGCATTTTGAATGTACGGTCGATAATGTACCTTCCGATATTTTTGTAACTTATTCGGCCTCTCCAATGGATACGATCAACCAAATACCCGTGTATCCATCTTATACTTCTATCTTTTTAGCCGGAACAGATGCCGGAACAGAATGTCATCGAATTTCTTATTCCATAAACGGACAAGCTTTTCAGGTTTATGATAATAAAATTACCGGATTCAAAAAGAATGTAGATGTGGAGTTAAAGATTGTGGCAGAAGATAAGGTTAATAATAAATCGGAGATAGTGATTAATTTTAAAACCAATTCATTGTAATCATATTTTAGTCTGCCATCAAGTGAAGGTGATTAGGTTGGTTAATTATGTGTGAGATGTGTAGGGTATCTGATAGTCTGTTTATTCACCATTAAAACTGATGGATCCTTTGTTTTCTTCATGGGCATCGTAGGCATATATTTTACGTAATAAGTCGGCATACTTATTATATAAAACCCTTCGTTTCAGCTTTAAGGTGGCTGACAGTTCACCCGTAGGTGCAGTCCACGGTTCACAAACTACTCGAAAGCGTTTGATTTGTTCGTGTTGTCCCAATTGTTTGTTTGCATGGTTCACTTCTTTTTGATAGGTTTTTAGAACCATTTGATTTTTAATTAGTTCTTTGTTGTCGCGGTAGTGTATTTTATGTTCGTGCGCAAAGGAGTGCAGGTGGTCGAAATTGGGAGAAATTAGGGCGCTGGCATATTTCTCGCTTTCACCAACAACCATGGCTTGCTCAATGAATATGGATTCTTTCATTAAGTTTTCAATGGCTTGAGGGGCGATGTATTTTCCGCTGGATGTTTTGAACATCTCTTTTTTTCTATCGGTAATTTTTAAAAATCTGCCGTTGATAATCTCCCCCACATCTCCTGTGTGGAACCACCCATCTTTATCAATTACCTCGGCGGTAAGTTTAGGAGCTTTGTAATAACCTTTCATCACACAGGGTCCTTTGGTAAGTATCTCACCATCTTCATCTATGCGAACTTCAATATTTTTCATAATAGGTCCTACCGTTCCTATCATTAAATTGCCTGGAGTTTTTGAGTAATTGGTGGCAATAACTGGAGATGTTTCGGTTAGTCCATAACCTTCCATTAAGTGAATGCCAGCAGCAAAAAAGAGTCTGCTTAATCGAGGTTGAAGAGCTGCACCACCCGAGATTACAAAATGCAGATGGCCACCAAAAGATTCTTGCCACTTACTAAAGACGAGCTTACGTGCTATCTTGAGTTTCCAGCTATATAGTAGGTTGTTATTGTTTTCCTTGCTGTATCGTTCACCTAGGCGCATGGCCCAAAAGAAGATGATTTTTTTAATGCCTGATAAGTCTTCTCCCTTTGAAACGATTTTATCATAGATGCGTTCAATTACTCGCGGAACCGTAGCAAAGGCATTGGCTTTTACGGAAGCCATGTCGGCTGCAATAGTACCCAGGTTTTCTGCGTAATAAATAGTGCAGCCCTTGGCTTGAAAGAGATAGTTGACCAAGCGTTCATATACGTGACACAAAGGTAAAAAACTTAGGACTCTGGTGTCTTCGTTTAGCTCAAACAAATCCCAAACGCCTTGCATATTACTCATCAGATTACTGTGAGTAAGCATTACTCCTTTGGGTAAGCCGGTTGTTCCTGAGGTGTAAATAATTGTTGCTACATCTTCTGGTGTAATGTTTTTTTGAATTTCTTTATAACGAGCATTGTACTTTGTTTTTTGATCTGCCCCTGCTTGAGAAATAACACTCCAGCAACGGGCTCCTTCAACATCGTTAAAGGTAAGTACTTCTTGAACCGTACCCACTTTATTGGTGATGGGTTTGATTCTATTGTAGAGGGACGTGTCAGAGACAATGGCCATACGAACTTCTGAGTGCTTGAAAATATGTTCGAATTCTTCTTCGCTGATGGTAGGATACACGGGAACATGAATGACGCCTATCATAGCCATGCCCATGTCAACAAAGTTCCATTCGGGGCGGTTGTTTGAAACGGTGGCAATTTTGTCTCCCGGCTCAAATCCCATGCTTAAAAGACCCAAAGCAAACTTTTTGGCATTGTCGTAATATTCTTTTGCATTGGATTTATACCAATGACCATTGCTCTTTGAACAAAGGATTTGATTTTGAGGCTTGGTTTTTTTTAGGTGTTTTAAAATATCAAAGGTTCTCTCAAAAATCATCTTATTATTACTATTTTTCAAACAAATGAGCTATTGGGGCATATAAAATTTGTGTAACCAAAATCATTTATTACTTTTCGATGTTGCATTAAAGGGGTGCAATTTAGCATTTATTTGAATAAAAGAAATCGTGATGGCATTAAAAAAATGGCTTGTAGTATTTATCGTTTTTATTGTTAGTAATGGTCTTCTGTATGCGCAAGAGGCGGCATCTGTATCGCTTGTTTTTGTGGGAGACGTGATGGGACATGGTACGCAAATAAAAAGTGCCTTTGTTCCAGAGACCAAGCAATACAGTTATGAAGGTTGTTTTAAGTATGTACGTAATATTTTTGAGGAAGCTGATTTTACCATCGCTAATTTGGAGGTGACATTGGCAGGGCCTCCATTTAAAGGGTATCCACAATTTAGTTCTCCCGATGCACTGGCTATTGCCATGAAAGATGCAGGTGTTAATGCTATGGTAACGGCTAATAATCACTGTGTTGACAGACGAAGAAAAGGCCTGGAAAGAACCATTGATGTGTTGGATAGCCTTGCTATTCCGCATACGGGCACATTTAAAAATCAGTCGGATAATGAACGTAATAATCCTATGTTATTGCGTAAAAACGGAATTAAAATTGCTCTTATTAACTATACTTATGGAACCAATGGAATACCTGTGAGTAAACCCAATGTGGTGAATTTTTTGGAGAAGGATGTTGTAGTGGCAGATATAGAAAAGGCGAAAAAACTTCGGCCGGATAAGATCATTGCCTTTGTACATTGGGGATTGGAATATCAAACACAAGCCAATAAAGAACAGAAGATGTTTAATCAGGTTTTTAAAGAGAACGGGGTGGATGTGGTGATTGGTTCGCACCCTCACGTAGTACAGCCTATTGAATATGAAGAAGATCATTTTGTGGTTTACTCCTTGGGTAACTTTATTTCTAATCAGCGGACAGCTCCCCGGGATGGAGGGGTGATGGTTCGTTTGGAACTGACAAAGATTGGCGATAAAACTGAAGTAAGTGATGCCGGTTATTACTTGACCTGGGTTTATACCCCCATCATAAATGGTAAAAAGGAGTTTATGGTATTGCCTGTTACTGCTTTTGAACAGGATGCACAGTTTATGGATGCCAAGGCACATAAACGCCTAATAAAATATGGTCAAGAGGCTCGGAATATTTATAAGAATAATATTAAAATAAAAGAGTATTTCTTTGATAAGAATTTACCAGGATGGGTGAAGAATTCGCCGCTGTTATCTGGAGTCGGCCAACCGTAAAATATTTTGTAGATACCCCAATTGATTTAATTATCTTTGCCTAAAACAGAACGATTATGAAATTACCAGTTATCAACCTGCCACCCTTGTTAAAAAATAAGTATATCCTTTCATTAGTGGTATTTGGTGTTTGGGTAACTTTCTTTGATCAGAATAACCTTTGGGACAGGGCCAAATTGTCATCTAGGATCAATCAGTTAGAGAAACAAAAGCACCACTACGAGGTAGAGATAGAACAAAACGAACGTAAGCTTAGTGAAATAAAAGAAAGTCCGGAAAGTCTGGAGAAGTTTGCCCGTGAGCAGTATCTGATGAAAAAGAAAAACGAAGATATTTTTGTGGTGATTGAAAAAGAAGATTAAGGACAGTATATCTTGTGTATACAGTCCTTCATGTTTTTAAATTTTTATTGTGGCTTAGTAGCTCGTATCATCTCTCTTTTACCTGGAGGTCCAGCCAGTCTTTCTACGTTAAATCCAATGTCTTGCATGGTTCTGCGCACAATGCCTTTTGCGCAATAAGTGGTCAGGATGCCACCGGGAAGCAACGCTTGATAAGCTTTTTTAAATATTTCTTTGGTCCATAATTTAGGTTGAATCTCCGGAGCAAAAGCATCAAAATAAATCAAGTGGTATTGCTGTTGGAGGATAACCTTTTTAAAATCAACTTTTTGTTTGTTGAGGTAAAAGTTATCCTCTATTCTGTTTTCTTTTTCCCATTTGGATAGATGAAGCTGTTCAAATAGCTCCTTGTGTTTGCCCTCAAAAAAATTACCGTAGTTAAGTTGGCTAAGCAGTTTTTGATCTAAGGGGTATTTTTCTAATGAATGGTAATGGATTTCATGATCTTTTTTATGTATAGCCGTTAAAAAGGCATTTAATCCTGTTCCAAACCCAAATTCAAGGATGTTTATTTTGCGGCATGATATCTGGTGTAAGCCCGCCTCTATAAATACGTGTATTGATTCTTGAACAGCTCCATTGGTAGAGTGGTAATGTTCGTTCAGTTCTGGTACAAATAGTGTATGAGAACCGTCTTTGGATGTGATGATCTCTGTTTTGCTCATAAAAGTATTATTCAACGACAAATTTAGGAAAAGGGATTCTTTTACCATCGTTATGAAGTAAAAAACTATTTTTACGGGATATATGTGGATGAGAGCTAACTATAGAAAGAGAACGAAAAGAGATGCGAAAGATTATTCATGTTGATATGGATGCGTTTTTTGCTTCTGTGGAGCAGCGCGATTTTCCAGCCTTAAAAGGTAAGCCTGTGGTGGTGGGAAGCCCTTCGATGCGAGGCGTGATTGCAGCTGCCAGTTATGAGGCGCGTAAGTATGGCGTAAAGTCGGCGATGCCATCTCAGACGGCCCTTAAAAGGTGTCCGCACCTGATATTTCAGCCCCATCGCTTTGATGTGTACAAAGCAGTTTCGGCACAGGTGATGGATATTTTACATCAATATACTGACCTGGTGGAACCATTGAGTATTGATGAGGCCTTTCTGGATGTAACCACCAATAAAAAAAATCATAAATCGGCCACTATCATTGCCCGTGAAATTAAACAACAAGTGTTTGAGAAAACGCAGTTGACTGCTTCGGCCGGTATCAGTGTTAATAAGTTTTTGGCTAAGATAGCTTCAGATCAGGATAAGCCTAATGGATTGTTTGTGATTAAGCCGGATGAAGTACTGCCCTTTATTGAAAAATTGTCTATCAAGGATTTTTTTGGGGTAGGTAAAAAAACTGCTGAGAAAATGAATAGACTGGGCATATTTACGGGTAAGGATTTGCAAGCCTGGAGTTTAAATGGGTTGGTGAAACATTTTGGGAAAGTGGGTAACTTCTATTATTCTATCTCCAGAGGGGTTGATGATCGTCCGGTGGTTCCCAATAGAATCAGAAAGTCCGTGGGTATTGAAAATACCTTTGTACATGATTTGGAAACGGCCGTGGAACGACAAAAACAATTGGAGCTCCTCATAGAAGGTTTGTGGGAGCGAGTGCATTCATCAAAAAAGTATGGGAGAACAATGACCCTGAAAATAAAGTTCAATGATTTTAAACAACTTACCCGTAGTAAAACGGTTTTGCATCGGATAGAAACATTAGAAGGATTGTCTAATATGGCAATACAGCTAATGGACGAAGTGGAGTTTCAGAAGAAAGTTCGCTTAATGGGCCTAAGTGTATCTAACATGGAGGGTGAGCAGAGTCATAATGACCCTGTGCAATTGACAATAGACTTTGATTGATAAAAATCCACTTTTCCAAAGTGTGATAATCTGGAAAAGTGGATGTTTATTTATTGAACCGCCTGTATTTGGTCCAGTAACTCTAGCGACTTAGACATTAGGTCTGTTCGCAATTTGTTGTAATATTTCTTTACCAGTTTACGGTTGTTTTTACCGTCGGGGTGATTGGTTCTCGCTATGAATTCATTCCGCATTCTGATTGCCTCAGTAAGTATAGGAGTAATATCTTCTTCCTTAACAGTATTCATAAGTGTAAGCTTCAAATAACCTTGTGTTACAATTTCTGAAGCCAGATAATTGATGTCTTTTTTTAGTTCTCTAATATTTGCCATGATCTTATATTTTATGGTATAATAATGATGCAATATACATTATATTTTGCAGGCGTCAAGCGATGTCTAATGGAATCTGTAAAATGCTTGATGGATTAATCAGAGAATTAAACATGTTCGTAAAATTAAACATCCCCTTAACCCTATATTTCAGTATTTGAGCATGATAATTGTTATTTTAGCATTATTGCGTTAAGATGTGCTATCGGATGATTTGAATAGGTTACACCATCGAATGATAACTTCAAATATCCAGCGTATAAAAAGAACTTGCGCATTGTTAGTATTGTCATCATCAATAATATTTAAACACATGAAGAAAGTGTATTATTTATCAACCTGTTCTACCTGTCGCAGGATAATTAAGGAGGTTGAGCCCGATAATGATTTCATATTTCAGGATATAAAAAATGAGCCACTAAGCAAAGAGCAATTGGATGATATTTTTGCACTTGCGGGTAGTTATCAAAGTATTTTTAATAAGCAAGCACGAAAATATCGAGAGTTGGGACTACATTCTCAGGAATTGAGCGAAGATAAGATGCGTGAGCTAATACTTGAAGAATATACTTTTTTAAAGCGCCCTGTTTTTATAATCGATAACCAGATATTTATTGGGAATAGTCGTAAGGTTATTAATGAATTAAGTGCATTTATGCAGGTTCATAAAAAGCATTCGCTTTCTTCCCATTAACTGTCGAGCCATTCTTTAAATACAGAAGCCTTAGCCCTGCTGACCACAAATTTCTCGTCGAACTGAGGTAAAAGTTTTACTACTAATTTACCGCCAAAATAATTTTCAAGCGAATGAATGGCTTTTAGGTTGACGATAGCTTGCCTGTTGGCTCTGATAAAAACGGCCGGATCCAGTTCTTCTTCTAGTTTGTCGAGGGTGAAGTTGATCATATGTTGTTTTTTGTCGAAGGTGACCGCATAGGTGGTTTTGGCTTCAAAATAGATGTAGGCAACATCTTCGACCGGGACGGCAAAGAAAGCATCACGTTTGGATACCAGGAAGCGTTTTCGGTATTTGGCTTCTCCTTCTTTTATGCCTTTAACCAGTTCGGCATAATTGATGTTTATTTGGTTTTCGTTTTCGAAAAGCTGCATTACATTTTCCATCTTTTTGATGGCTGCCAATAAGGATTCTTCCTTAACCGGTTTTAGAATGTAATCAATACTGTTTAGTTTAAAAGCTTTTACAGCATACTCATCATAGGCTGTGGTGAAGATAATGGCACTCTTGACCTCTACTTTGTCAAAAATTGAAAAACTTAGTCCGTCTGCCAGTTGAATATCTAAAAATATAAGGTTAGGATGTTCATTGTTTTGGAGCCATTCAACAGTTTCAGATATACTGTCAAAAATGTCTAAAACTTTCCATTCTGGTCTTAGTTCTTTGATCATGCTTTCCAGCATCCTAGCTGTGTGCATCTCGTCTTCTACGATTATTGTATTGAATGCCATTGTTTTAAATTTATATGATTAATCAATCAAGGGTATTTCTACTTTAAAGAAATGGTCATCTTCTATGATCTTGTATTCTTCGTCTGTTAAAATTTTTAAGCGTTTACCTAAGTTCGACAAGCCTGTTTTTGTTGAATAGGTCGATTCTTTTATTTGCTTGTTGTTCTTTACAAATAGTTTTTGTCCATCCATTCCTATATGGATGGACAAAGGTTTGGAACGGGATGTAATATTGTGCTTAATGGCGTTTTCTACCAAAACCTGTAAGCTGAGGTGAGGGAGTCTTTTGTTTTGCACCTCATCGGGAACATCTACATGGACTTTTAATCCTTCGCCAATTCTAGCAATGTGGAGTGTGGTGTAGGCATTTAAAAATTTTAATTCATCTTTGAGAGGAATGGCTGCATGTCCGGCTCCAATTAACAAGTAGCGGTATACATCCGTAAAATTTTCTGCAAAGGTAATGGCTTTGTCCTTATCAGTTCTAATAATGGCGATCAGTGTGCTCAAATTATTGAATAAAAAATGGGGGTTCACCTGATCTTGTAAGGCCTTGTAGTCGGTCAGTATTTTATCTTGTTTGAGTTTTTCATTTTCTACCATGAAATACTCTAAACTTTTATGAAAGTTGTGGGCAATAATAAGGATGACGTAAATAATCATATATAAGATTCCAAAAGCCAATGCTAAGTTATGTGTTTCCGGATCGTCGATGAGGTTTACTACGAAAATGGGTTCCACATGTGGAACGATACGCTCCATGAAAA comes from the Saccharicrinis fermentans DSM 9555 = JCM 21142 genome and includes:
- a CDS encoding OmpL47-type beta-barrel domain-containing protein, coding for MKKLTSSSALFLMAMCCLLESVVAQKPIVPDPTFYVDSLNRYYMQADLPVFLSISHDLDSEGKKLAPSDQGDVMNERKAIYMDGHGKHKLRHMDGHQGKTLDAFTIYADGRAPKTYVRPNDAPIYKGKDRLFFGAGLVLSLEARDEMSGLKRIYISKNKEPFSGFVDDLEVLQEGDYLLQYYATDRVGNTEATKQYRFTLDLTPPKTYYHIVGIAKNQIISTSTRLYLTSSDSLSGVAHTYYCFDEDVWKVYSGSDFDVAQLADGHHTLSYYSVDMVNNKAAKEQLKFYLDKTAPIVSADVLGDKFIVGDKVYYSGRTKLKLTAVDNKSGIKDVLYAIDNDEFGAYTDPFYLPGKTGKHIVKYFARDNVDNDKKYSEYKHVVGIVYVDLTGPDLNYVLKGAHFKKGNMHYISAKTDVVLQASDRESGLKQIKYRIDGSEELDYIKPLNIEEDGLHKITIVGYDNVNNRNVEHFECTVDNVPSDIFVTYSASPMDTINQIPVYPSYTSIFLAGTDAGTECHRISYSINGQAFQVYDNKITGFKKNVDVELKIVAEDKVNNKSEIVINFKTNSL
- a CDS encoding AMP-dependent synthetase/ligase, encoding MIFERTFDILKHLKKTKPQNQILCSKSNGHWYKSNAKEYYDNAKKFALGLLSMGFEPGDKIATVSNNRPEWNFVDMGMAMIGVIHVPVYPTISEEEFEHIFKHSEVRMAIVSDTSLYNRIKPITNKVGTVQEVLTFNDVEGARCWSVISQAGADQKTKYNARYKEIQKNITPEDVATIIYTSGTTGLPKGVMLTHSNLMSNMQGVWDLFELNEDTRVLSFLPLCHVYERLVNYLFQAKGCTIYYAENLGTIAADMASVKANAFATVPRVIERIYDKIVSKGEDLSGIKKIIFFWAMRLGERYSKENNNNLLYSWKLKIARKLVFSKWQESFGGHLHFVISGGAALQPRLSRLFFAAGIHLMEGYGLTETSPVIATNYSKTPGNLMIGTVGPIMKNIEVRIDEDGEILTKGPCVMKGYYKAPKLTAEVIDKDGWFHTGDVGEIINGRFLKITDRKKEMFKTSSGKYIAPQAIENLMKESIFIEQAMVVGESEKYASALISPNFDHLHSFAHEHKIHYRDNKELIKNQMVLKTYQKEVNHANKQLGQHEQIKRFRVVCEPWTAPTGELSATLKLKRRVLYNKYADLLRKIYAYDAHEENKGSISFNGE
- a CDS encoding CapA family protein — its product is MALKKWLVVFIVFIVSNGLLYAQEAASVSLVFVGDVMGHGTQIKSAFVPETKQYSYEGCFKYVRNIFEEADFTIANLEVTLAGPPFKGYPQFSSPDALAIAMKDAGVNAMVTANNHCVDRRRKGLERTIDVLDSLAIPHTGTFKNQSDNERNNPMLLRKNGIKIALINYTYGTNGIPVSKPNVVNFLEKDVVVADIEKAKKLRPDKIIAFVHWGLEYQTQANKEQKMFNQVFKENGVDVVIGSHPHVVQPIEYEEDHFVVYSLGNFISNQRTAPRDGGVMVRLELTKIGDKTEVSDAGYYLTWVYTPIINGKKEFMVLPVTAFEQDAQFMDAKAHKRLIKYGQEARNIYKNNIKIKEYFFDKNLPGWVKNSPLLSGVGQP
- a CDS encoding FtsB family cell division protein translates to MKLPVINLPPLLKNKYILSLVVFGVWVTFFDQNNLWDRAKLSSRINQLEKQKHHYEVEIEQNERKLSEIKESPESLEKFAREQYLMKKKNEDIFVVIEKED
- the mnmD gene encoding tRNA (5-methylaminomethyl-2-thiouridine)(34)-methyltransferase MnmD; translation: MSKTEIITSKDGSHTLFVPELNEHYHSTNGAVQESIHVFIEAGLHQISCRKINILEFGFGTGLNAFLTAIHKKDHEIHYHSLEKYPLDQKLLSQLNYGNFFEGKHKELFEQLHLSKWEKENRIEDNFYLNKQKVDFKKVILQQQYHLIYFDAFAPEIQPKLWTKEIFKKAYQALLPGGILTTYCAKGIVRRTMQDIGFNVERLAGPPGKREMIRATKPQ
- the dinB gene encoding DNA polymerase IV; its protein translation is MRKIIHVDMDAFFASVEQRDFPALKGKPVVVGSPSMRGVIAAASYEARKYGVKSAMPSQTALKRCPHLIFQPHRFDVYKAVSAQVMDILHQYTDLVEPLSIDEAFLDVTTNKKNHKSATIIAREIKQQVFEKTQLTASAGISVNKFLAKIASDQDKPNGLFVIKPDEVLPFIEKLSIKDFFGVGKKTAEKMNRLGIFTGKDLQAWSLNGLVKHFGKVGNFYYSISRGVDDRPVVPNRIRKSVGIENTFVHDLETAVERQKQLELLIEGLWERVHSSKKYGRTMTLKIKFNDFKQLTRSKTVLHRIETLEGLSNMAIQLMDEVEFQKKVRLMGLSVSNMEGEQSHNDPVQLTIDFD
- a CDS encoding arsenate reductase family protein codes for the protein MKKVYYLSTCSTCRRIIKEVEPDNDFIFQDIKNEPLSKEQLDDIFALAGSYQSIFNKQARKYRELGLHSQELSEDKMRELILEEYTFLKRPVFIIDNQIFIGNSRKVINELSAFMQVHKKHSLSSH
- a CDS encoding LytR/AlgR family response regulator transcription factor, producing MAFNTIIVEDEMHTARMLESMIKELRPEWKVLDIFDSISETVEWLQNNEHPNLIFLDIQLADGLSFSIFDKVEVKSAIIFTTAYDEYAVKAFKLNSIDYILKPVKEESLLAAIKKMENVMQLFENENQININYAELVKGIKEGEAKYRKRFLVSKRDAFFAVPVEDVAYIYFEAKTTYAVTFDKKQHMINFTLDKLEEELDPAVFIRANRQAIVNLKAIHSLENYFGGKLVVKLLPQFDEKFVVSRAKASVFKEWLDS
- a CDS encoding sensor histidine kinase, which codes for MRKLKNIDDKCKHWRKLHKDSTFVSFRKRLVFVLLMASSFYYIVHELILKEKHLHWTGYLFSLFMFFIFTETVLLFDRLIAKRYPWHTEVKKRTLLLLSFSLGWMIFMERIVPHVEPIFVVNLIDDPETHNLALAFGILYMIIYVILIIAHNFHKSLEYFMVENEKLKQDKILTDYKALQDQVNPHFLFNNLSTLIAIIRTDKDKAITFAENFTDVYRYLLIGAGHAAIPLKDELKFLNAYTTLHIARIGEGLKVHVDVPDEVQNKRLPHLSLQVLVENAIKHNITSRSKPLSIHIGMDGQKLFVKNNKQIKESTYSTKTGLSNLGKRLKILTDEEYKIIEDDHFFKVEIPLID